A single region of the Vicia villosa cultivar HV-30 ecotype Madison, WI linkage group LG4, Vvil1.0, whole genome shotgun sequence genome encodes:
- the LOC131597977 gene encoding uncharacterized protein LOC131597977 yields the protein MHARKSTGGSIPETFSTRDKEGTAYVHNAIAGLVTRILNEGHKVEGISVPLAQAPAPENSKDNQVDASKDHVDVETSETNNVEGSDAKDVEAYEDKDAEILETEKAEEVTATSPKEKATRPTDNTNNVVDLDNLDDPIDIADDDLISSISNRVKARRGKQVDDQHPPKTKVAPLKNATKEKIKKVSAESSRTRSKVAVKKRKERSVSDSKDNVLSDVPDIPSEKKIAVPKSSTKVRDVPLDNIYLHYASNAIQWKFVYQRRLALERELANDALECQEVMKLIKSASLLKTVTHFSKCYEMLVKEFIVNLSQDCADGRTEDFHKVYVRRKCIDFFPTVINRYLGRDAEAQPELEVTDNEVCKVITGGKVKKWPIKSKLSASLLNVRYALLHKIGAANWVPTNHTSTIAVGLGRFIYAVGTKTKFDYGTYIFDQTMRHVGTSATKLPVAFPSLICGIILKQHPGILKAKDSVCKRESALSFHYKLLQRSDDITSAGTSQPSKSVNKNFLIAELKETCKELDNRKMKLEKLIQSLEQSTDDDHAGGSDGDNMDEDKGADSGDEEEAEDGEGTEDTGSSDADEETSGSSDEEISGSSDEETDGSDN from the coding sequence atgcatgcaagaaaatcaactggtGGGTCTATTCCAGAAACGTTCTCTACTAGGGATAAAGAAGGGACTGCTTATGTCCACAATGCAATCGCAGGCCTTGTcacaagaatcttgaatgaaggtcACAAGGTAGAAGGAATATCTGTCCCTTTAGCCCAAGCTCCTGCTCCTGAGAACAGCAAAGATAATCAGGTTGATGCTAGCAAGGATCATgttgatgttgagacatctgaaaCCAACAATGTTGAAGGCTCTGATGCTAAAGATGTTGAAGCATATGAAGATAAAGATGCGGAGATTCTTGAAACAGAGAAAGCTGAAGAGGTCACTGCTACTTCTCCTAAAGAGAAGGCTACTCGCCCTACTGACAATACAAATAATGTGGTGGATCTGGATAATCTTGATGATCCTATTGacattgctgatgatgacctcatctccagcaTTTCCAACAGAGTCAAGGCTCGAAGGGGAAAGCAGGTTGATGATCAACATCCTCCCAAGACAAAGGTTGCTCCTCTAAAGAATGCCACCAAAGAAAAGATCAAGAAGGTCTCTGCTGAGTCTTCAAGAACTAGGAGCAAGGTTGctgtgaagaagagaaaagaaagaagtgttTCTGACTCCAAAGACAATGTCctaagtgatgtccctgacatcccttCAGAGAAGAAGATTGCTGTCCCAAAATCCTCCACAAAGGTCCGTGATGTTCCCTTGGACAACATTTATCTACACTATGCTTCAAATGCTATCCAGTGGAAGTTTGtttatcaaagaaggctggctcTGGAAAGAGAACttgcaaatgatgctctggaatgtCAAGAGGTCATGAAGCTCATCAAATCTGCAAGTTTGCTTAAAACTGTTACTCATTTTTCTAAATGCTATGAAATGCTCGTGAAGGAATTTATAGTGAATTTGTCTCAAGATTGTGCTGATGGAAGAACTGAGGATTTTCATAAggtgtatgttagaagaaaatgtATAGATTTTTTCCCTACTGTTATCAACCGCTATCTAGGTAGAGATGCtgaggctcaacctgagcttgaagtaactgaCAATGAAGTATGCAAAGTTATCACTGGTGGTAAGGTTAAGAAATGGCCCATAAAGAGTAAATTATCTGCTAGTCTTTTGAATGTCAGGTATGCCTTGCTGCACAAAATTGGTGCTGCAAACTGGGTGCCTACCAATCACACttctaccattgctgttggccTAGGTAGATTCATATATGCTGTGGGAACCAAGACAAAATTTGACTATGGGACCTACATATTTGATCAAACTATGAGGCATGTTGGTACTTCTGCTACCAAGCTACCCGTTGCTTTTCCATCCCTGATATGTGGGATAATCCTCAAGCAACACCCTGGAATTCTGAAAGCTAAAGATTCTGTATGTAAGAGGGAGAGTGCTTTGTCATTTCACTATAAGCTGCTCCAAAGGTCAGATGACAtaacatctgctgggacatcacaACCCAGCAAGTCTGTGAACAAAAACTTTCTCATTGCTGAGCTGAAAGAGACTTGTAAGGAGTTAGACAAcaggaagatgaagcttgaaaaGCTCATTcaaagtcttgagcagtctaCAGATGATGATCATGCTGGTGGAAGCGATGGTGACAATATGGATGAAGACAAGGGTGCTGATAGTGGTGATGAGGAAGAGGCCGAGGATGGTGAGGGTACTGAAGATACTGGGAGTAGTGATGCTGATGAAGAGACTAGTGGCTCTAGTGATGAAGAGATTAGTGGCTCTAGTGATGAAGAGACTGATGGTTCTGACAATTAG
- the LOC131599799 gene encoding uncharacterized protein LOC131599799 yields the protein MLTKPIDLLMLNQLKESYCEIREGQLDAIAVVHSYEDKAAPGSHRTRLTSLNVPPMGLVYPMLFVPDVYPPPPRTWFSDYEDMLEDTWHIDFSRRFDLVITVNGKKEKIASGLLNPFLSHLKAAQDQMDKGGYSIVLEPDDGSDSTWFTKGTLERFVRFVNTPEILERVYTTEAEILQIEEAIASQGNNSIGISTVEENQVKHAENTRQEDST from the exons ATGTTGACAAAGCCTATAGATCTGTTAATGTTAAATCAACTGAAAGAGTCATATTGCGAAATCAGA GAGGGGCAACTTGATGCTATTGCAGTAGTTCATTCTTACGAGGATAAAGCGGCACCTGGATCTCACAGGACAAGGCTTACTTCTCTCAAT GTTCCTCCCATGGGGTTGGTCTATCCAATGCTTTTTGTTCCTGACGTGTATCCTCCTCCACCACGGACTTG GTTTAGTGACTACGAGGATATGCTAGAAGATACATGGCATATTGACTTTTCCCGAAG ATTTGACTTGGTTATAACTGTGAATGGAAAGAAGGAGAAAATTGCTTCAGGTTTGCTCAATCCATTTCTTTCTCACTTGAAAGCGGCTCAAGATCAAATGGACAAGGGTGGTTATTCAATTGTTCTTGAGCCGGATGATGGAAGTGATTCCACATGGTTTACCAAAGGAACTCTTGAAAG GTTTGTACGCTTTGTAAACACTCCTGAGATATTGGAACGTGTGTATACTACAGAAGCTGAAATCTTACAAATCGAAGAGGCAATTGCAAGTCAAGGAAATAACTCGATAGGGATTAGCACT GtggaagaaaaccaagtaaaacatGCAGAAAACACAAG GCAGGAAGACTCAACATGA